CTTGAACCAACAGCCATTAGAGAGATCAGATTATGTATTGTGTGTTTTTCTGACAGGATGAAGTTTGAAAACCAGCTCCAGCAGCTGATAGAGCAGCATAAGAACCTGCACTCTGTCTTTGTGAGTTTGTATGCTTGTACctgtgagaaatctgaaatatttCAGAGAAGCTTCTTCCATGTTTCTTTCACATATCCAGTCTTTCCAGATCTGTGAATACTAAGTGTTGTGTCTTCCATCCAGAGCCCAGACAGACTGCCTGCTGAAATAGAGAGCGTTGAAAACGCCAAGTCTCAGCTGCTGAAGGCCGGTAAGAAACTCTGATGACTGTAGACTTTAACACGATAGACTTTAACATGGGCTATTGGCACCATCGGTTGTGCAACTGTgatgtatctatgtgtgtgtgtgtgtgtgtggggggggggggggggggggggggtatagaaCAGCTGAAGTTATCTCAGCTCTGCCATCTAGAGGAGGCGCTGGATGAGGCCAGGAGGCAGACTTCGACTGACACAgcagacaaacacacagcctGAACCCTGGAACTGTACACTGTAAAAACGACCACTGTGTACAATTACAGATATTACCACAGCTCATAGTTAGAGAGGGTTCAGTGTGTAGAAGCAAAGTTGTGAATGTTTTGTGATTGTTCTTCTGCCCTTGATATTGTGTATTGAGTTCCTCTGTTTGATGTTGTGTTCCTCTGTTTGATGTTGTGTATTGTGTTCCTCTGTTTGATGTTGTGGATTGAGTTCCTCTGTTTGATGTTGTGGATTGTGTTCCTCTGCTTGATGTTGTGGTTTTGGATCATTTGTACATCATTctttattgattatttatttgCTGCTGAGCAGTTTGCTTTTAAACAGATTAAATACAGTTGTCTATGCTGGTTGAGGGTTACGTGTTTGTGGATTGAGAGTCTCACACAAATAAGAATAAACAAACATCACCAACATGAATGCAACACAGACAgtcaccagtggtgtaaagtacttaagtaaaaatactacttaagtagtttt
Above is a window of Salvelinus namaycush isolate Seneca unplaced genomic scaffold, SaNama_1.0 Scaffold648, whole genome shotgun sequence DNA encoding:
- the si:ch211-199g17.9 gene encoding uncharacterized protein si:ch211-199g17.9 yields the protein MVLQFQCEEMEQDSTRQQQLNRKSEDLIEQYRCQIQETKLKHRKHRMKFENQLQQLIEQHKNLHSVFSPDRLPAEIESVENAKSQLLKAGKKL